ACTTGATAAAACAGGCAAACGATCTCAGAAAAATTTTAAAGCAAAAAAGTATCGCTATAGAGATAAACAATGAAATGATTTTGGTGGAGGCTGATAATGGGTGATCTTCTTAAACATCCAGTCCTTTTGAGTGGTTAGTCCGGTATTATTTACTCCCAATCCAATTAATATGTAAAGTCAGTTTTGTGCATATACTTACCTTAACTTGACTATTTACATTCTTTATCATTTATCATCATGTTCGCTATGATAAATTATTACGATAATGGTCAATAAATCTAAATAATTCTCGATATTTTACAAGTTAATTGATCTAAATAGTAGTTGAAAAAGGTTCTTATGTTGTAGTACGTATTTCTATCTGGGTATTTCTTGAGATCATCACAAAAAAAGGAGGATCATGAAAGAATAAAATAATTATGTTACTTTAGTTTAAATTTGCATCTTGGGATTGGCAACTCATGTTTGTGTCTATTGCTCTTTATCCACTCAATAACGATACTAACGTCTTTCTGATCCACGCCTATTATTTCAGGGAAAGAGGAATTTTTCAATGTCTTGTCAAAATTTATTTGACTTAGAATTTTATCAATGGTTTCATAAGATAATCCGATTTCGCCTTCGGCTGTCTGTCCCTTCCATAACCTTGCACTACTTTGTTTTTCAATAATATGCTGTGGAACCTCCATGTATCTGGCAATTTTTCTAACCTCTGTTTTATAGAGATCTGCAATTGGAAAAATATCAGCTCCTCCATCTCCGTATTTTGTAAAGTAACCAAGTTGCAATTCACTTTTGTCAGCAGTTCCCACCACTATGCCTCCACTAGCAGCAGCATAGTAGTACAGAATTGCCATCCTTAGCCTGACTAGGAAGTTGGCTCTTGCTAGCTTATTTCGGGGGAAGTTCTTTATTATATGATGTTTACCCTTACCGATATCAATCAACTCATAACCAATTTCCAATTTTTTTGAAATTTCTAAGCCATGTTTTACGTCAACCTTTGGAGTAACAGAATAGTCCGGGAGTAACAGACCTAAAACCTTTTCAGGTCCCAATGCTTGTGCTGAGAGATATGCTGTAACGGTCGAATCTATTCCGCCGCTAATCCCAATTACAACACATTTAGCGTTTCTTGAACTAGTCTCTTTGGTTAAGAATCTTGAGATTTTTTTTATTACTTTTCTTTCATCCAAGTTTCCTCATACCGCTTCTAAATGCAACATGTTGCATATGACTCAAAGGGTAAATATCTTTCATAATTTAAGTTAATAGCTCGAAAACCAAATCAAAAATTGCACAATGGTAATTGTGTTCATGTTCAAAGCACATATTCTCAATAATTGAATAATTTAAGTTTTCCTTGACTTTGCACAATCTACTACGCAGATTTTATCAATAAAATTTCATAATGGATGGACAATTGTTTTATCTTTGATACCTTATAACAGTCCAAGCCTTGTTTACGTGTTTGATTTTCTAAGATGTCACAAATTAAGAAACATTAAAAGGTCAGACAGAAGTTTAACAACCTCTTTTAAAACAAAAAATATGAGTTGCAGGGGCAATCATTTGATAACTGTCCCCATGTGAATAAAATATGGACTACCTATCAATAAATCAATAGATACTTATTATACTACGCACCAGTCGGGTTTCTAAGTATTATATGGTAATTATCATCTTCTAATAATAGTTCTAGAATCACGCTTCTTCACATGTAGTGGGATATGAAAACTTCTCTAAAAATTCTTGTTCGTAATTCACGTCATATTGTCTGAACATCACGACAGCACCAATCAATTAGAAATTTTGCCGCTGATTGAGTATCTTCATACACATTTTTAGTTGCAAAATCATTATCATTTAGGACACGAAAATCTGAGAGTTCTAGTGGGGTATTATTCAGTGTAACAATGTACTCAATATTGGCCTTTACAGCTGATTCAACGCCTAGAGGCGCATTTTCGACAACTAATGCTTCAGAAGGATTCAATTTGAGTTTAGATAACGCCATGATAAACGGCTGAGGATTCGGTTTGCCTTCTTCTAGATCCTCGCTAGATATGATTAGGTCAAATTTGGAAAGGTTGTTTTGTTCTAACAGCGACTCGACCTCTTTCCTAGATGCTCCACTTACTACTGCTGTTAAACAATTCTTACAATTGAGCGATTCAATTAATTCTTTTACCCCCGGAAAAGCTCCTGCTCTTTGAAGCTCTTCAAATAATCCTTTTTTCCGGTTACTAATATTTTCTACAAGTTTCTCATCAGGCGATTCGAGATTACTTCGTTTGAAAATTTCCCGTATTAGTAAGGGGCCAGGCATTCCCTCAAGTAAAAACACATTTCTTTTGTCTATATCAATTTTAACGATTTCTCTAAATGCCTTTTGAAAAGCTTCTGCATGAAATGGCATCGCATCTATGAGTACGCCATCCATGTCAAACAAAATTCCTTTCAACTTTGATTAACAAGTCACTTTTCAACAATATAAAGTGTGATAATAGATTCTCCTCTGATTCTGCCATTTCGGAACAGAAAAAGCACTACTCGTAAAAGAGGATCGTATAAAGTTTGTTGAATAAATATTTTCCCAATAACATACTAAGATTTGACATTTGTCTTAATATAAGTAGATATAATTCCAGTTAACATATGATGATAAAAAAATGAAAGAAATATGTTTCATCATTGCAATAAATAGACTGTTTACCAACATCAGTAACATAGTAAATAGTAAATAGATATATCATGATTAGTTCAAGGTGGACTTGAGTCATATATGAACCAAATATCCATTAAATCAAAGATTGAATTATAACCCTTGAAATAATCGCAATATCAAAATATTAACGCACCATAATTAATCCCTCTGCAATACATTTTCGATGATTTCTTTTAAGGCTGAAATCTTGACTGGTTTTTGCACTATGTCGTCTATCTTGGCGATCTTATAAGTCTCACTTATCATTAGATCCTCAACCATAAATGCTGTTATCAAAATGATCTTAATTTTTTCATTAATTTTTCTGATTTCAGCAGCAAGATCTAG
This Candidatus Nitrosocosmicus oleophilus DNA region includes the following protein-coding sequences:
- a CDS encoding NAD+ synthase produces the protein MDERKVIKKISRFLTKETSSRNAKCVVIGISGGIDSTVTAYLSAQALGPEKVLGLLLPDYSVTPKVDVKHGLEISKKLEIGYELIDIGKGKHHIIKNFPRNKLARANFLVRLRMAILYYYAAASGGIVVGTADKSELQLGYFTKYGDGGADIFPIADLYKTEVRKIARYMEVPQHIIEKQSSARLWKGQTAEGEIGLSYETIDKILSQINFDKTLKNSSFPEIIGVDQKDVSIVIEWIKSNRHKHELPIPRCKFKLK
- a CDS encoding HAD family phosphatase; amino-acid sequence: MKGILFDMDGVLIDAMPFHAEAFQKAFREIVKIDIDKRNVFLLEGMPGPLLIREIFKRSNLESPDEKLVENISNRKKGLFEELQRAGAFPGVKELIESLNCKNCLTAVVSGASRKEVESLLEQNNLSKFDLIISSEDLEEGKPNPQPFIMALSKLKLNPSEALVVENAPLGVESAVKANIEYIVTLNNTPLELSDFRVLNDNDFATKNVYEDTQSAAKFLIDWCCRDVQTI